From the Salinimicrobium tongyeongense genome, one window contains:
- the fucP gene encoding L-fucose:H+ symporter permease — protein sequence MNKTQAPVISRKILLPFILITFLFALWGFANDITNPMVSAFKKILELNNFQASLVQLAFYGGYFTMALPAAIFVNRYSYKKGILLGLALYACGALLFFPAAAFQEYYFFLTALYVLTFGLAFLETTANPYILSMGAEETATQRLNLSQAFNPLGALGGLIVAQNFILNALESDDLNEQGEGIYSTLPEDARELIRISDLEVIRNPYVLLGIVVIIFFVLILLVKMPKDENKESRVPVGKSLKRLFKHPKFYGGVFAQAFYVGAQIMCWTYIYQYAESIGIPNNKAVNYAIFALVLFLVGRWIGTGLLRYFHAGKLLFLFALGAILCSAMTIIISGHIGLYALTGISFFMSIMFPTIYGIALEGRGEDAKFGAAFLVMAIVGGALMPSCQGLILDMGGAGYNDINILGVPEINFSFILPTVCFIIVGLYGRYIYQQRLN from the coding sequence ATGAATAAAACTCAGGCACCAGTAATTTCAAGGAAAATTCTACTTCCTTTCATTCTAATCACTTTCTTATTTGCTCTGTGGGGCTTCGCTAATGATATAACAAACCCTATGGTTTCAGCTTTTAAAAAGATACTAGAACTAAATAACTTTCAGGCTTCATTGGTGCAATTGGCATTTTATGGCGGATATTTTACCATGGCACTACCTGCAGCTATTTTTGTTAACAGGTATTCTTATAAAAAAGGTATACTACTGGGGCTTGCACTTTATGCTTGTGGAGCATTACTTTTTTTTCCTGCTGCTGCCTTTCAGGAATACTATTTCTTTCTCACAGCACTTTACGTTCTCACGTTTGGGTTGGCTTTTCTTGAGACCACAGCCAATCCTTATATTTTATCTATGGGTGCAGAAGAGACTGCTACGCAAAGGTTGAATCTCTCACAAGCATTTAATCCATTGGGAGCTTTAGGAGGATTAATCGTAGCTCAAAATTTTATTCTGAATGCTTTGGAATCAGATGATTTGAATGAACAGGGAGAAGGGATCTACAGCACATTGCCTGAAGATGCACGTGAGTTAATACGAATCTCAGATCTGGAAGTCATTCGAAATCCGTATGTACTTCTGGGAATTGTGGTAATTATATTTTTTGTTCTCATCCTCTTGGTAAAAATGCCTAAAGATGAAAATAAAGAATCCCGGGTACCTGTGGGCAAGTCTTTAAAAAGGCTTTTTAAACATCCAAAATTTTATGGAGGAGTGTTTGCTCAGGCATTTTACGTAGGGGCACAAATTATGTGCTGGACATATATTTATCAGTACGCAGAATCAATAGGAATTCCAAATAACAAAGCAGTGAATTATGCCATTTTTGCGCTCGTTCTATTTCTTGTAGGCAGGTGGATTGGAACAGGCTTACTTAGATACTTTCACGCAGGTAAACTATTGTTCCTGTTTGCGCTTGGAGCTATTCTCTGTAGTGCTATGACCATCATTATTTCAGGTCATATAGGATTATATGCACTTACAGGAATATCTTTTTTTATGTCTATAATGTTTCCCACTATTTACGGCATTGCTTTAGAAGGTCGTGGAGAAGATGCCAAGTTCGGTGCTGCTTTTTTAGTAATGGCCATAGTTGGTGGTGCCTTAATGCCAAGTTGTCAGGGACTTATTCTTGATATGGGAGGGGCAGGATATAACGATATTAATATTTTGGGTGTGCCAGAGATCAATTTCTCTTTCATTCTACCTACTGTTTGTTTTATTATCGTCGGGCTTTATGGAAGATATATATATCAACAACGTCTAAATTAA
- a CDS encoding L-rhamnose mutarotase, translating into MKRYVLTCELKDDPILKKEYVDHHKKVWPEIVDSIKKSGILHMEIFNLETSLVMIIDTTPEFSFEEKAKMDAKNEKVQRWEELMWKYQKKIPSAQPGQKWVLMNKIFSLPQ; encoded by the coding sequence ATGAAAAGATATGTTCTTACCTGTGAACTTAAAGATGATCCTATTCTGAAAAAGGAGTATGTAGATCATCATAAAAAAGTGTGGCCTGAAATTGTTGACAGCATCAAGAAAAGTGGTATTCTCCATATGGAAATCTTCAATCTTGAGACTAGTTTGGTTATGATCATTGATACTACTCCGGAATTTTCTTTTGAAGAAAAAGCAAAAATGGATGCGAAAAACGAGAAGGTCCAACGTTGGGAAGAATTGATGTGGAAGTATCAGAAAAAGATACCATCAGCACAGCCTGGTCAAAAATGGGTTTTAATGAACAAAATTTTTTCTTTACCACAGTAG
- a CDS encoding (Fe-S)-binding protein gives MRVGLFVPCYIDQLYPTVGRASLELLQKSGCEVIFLEDILCCGQPMANSGYEHYTTNKNYASPFLEALPNVDYVVAPSASCIYHLTHHLLKEELEQDKLQKFKEITEFLHDVKTNFVVQSYFPHRVALHKSCHGLRGLQLAKASELGGTAFSKIENLLNKVEGLHLVIPAQSDECCGFGGSFSVFENAVSVRMGEDKLKNVLHEKVEYLTATDMSCFMHLEGVFKENESVVKIVHITEILNSSL, from the coding sequence ATGAGAGTAGGGTTATTTGTGCCTTGCTATATTGACCAACTTTATCCAACAGTTGGAAGAGCAAGTCTGGAATTACTTCAAAAATCGGGTTGTGAAGTTATCTTTTTAGAGGACATTCTGTGTTGTGGACAACCAATGGCCAATAGTGGTTACGAACACTACACGACAAATAAAAATTATGCAAGTCCATTTTTGGAAGCCCTGCCTAATGTAGATTATGTAGTTGCCCCATCTGCAAGTTGTATTTACCATCTCACACACCATCTATTAAAAGAAGAACTGGAACAAGACAAACTTCAAAAATTTAAAGAAATAACAGAGTTTTTGCATGATGTAAAAACGAATTTTGTCGTTCAGAGCTATTTTCCACATAGGGTGGCATTACATAAATCCTGTCATGGCCTTAGAGGTCTACAACTCGCAAAAGCTTCAGAATTAGGAGGAACAGCATTTTCAAAAATCGAAAATCTTTTAAATAAGGTTGAAGGTTTACACCTGGTAATACCTGCTCAGTCTGATGAATGTTGCGGTTTTGGTGGAAGTTTTTCAGTCTTTGAAAATGCAGTGTCTGTAAGAATGGGAGAAGATAAATTAAAGAACGTTCTACATGAAAAAGTAGAGTATTTAACTGCAACAGATATGTCATGTTTTATGCACCTGGAAGGTGTTTTTAAAGAAAATGAATCTGTTGTAAAAATTGTGCACATTACAGAGATTTTAAATTCCAGTCTATGA
- a CDS encoding lactate utilization protein B: MKTLHANLSKEFLSHRKDADWHNDTLWFLRKKRDYAKDQLREWEQLRQAASEIKRHTLSRLPHYLEKFEQQASQNGMKVKWAWDGQEVNVLVTKILRENNVTSVVKSKSMLTEECGLNHHLEKQGFEVVDTDLGERIVQLRQEQPSHIVVPAVHLRKEEVGKTFHQFLNTEVGNSDPSYLAEEARNSLRRDFIKAEAAVTGVNFGIATNGSVVVCTNEGNADLGVHSKKVIIHCMGIEKILPGLKELSVFTRLLARSAVGQPITIYTSHYKNPRQYTKEYIIIVNNLRTEIYKDEGFREALKCIRCGACMNTCPVYRRSGGHSYHHTVPGPIGSVLAPFYNKEKNKDLPFASTLCGSCNHVCPVKIDLAGLLYKWRQKLTKETSQAVEKTLGFKASTELLKNKTVYKMAGKCARLKISSFVLKSSYNPWNKGRKFTDLPKETFREWYKRSNHEE, from the coding sequence ATGAAAACCTTACATGCCAACCTAAGCAAAGAGTTTTTATCTCATCGAAAAGATGCTGACTGGCATAATGATACGCTGTGGTTTCTTAGAAAGAAGCGGGATTATGCAAAAGATCAATTGCGCGAATGGGAACAGCTAAGACAAGCCGCTTCAGAAATAAAAAGACATACTCTTTCACGTTTACCCCATTACCTGGAAAAGTTTGAGCAGCAGGCATCACAAAATGGAATGAAAGTTAAGTGGGCGTGGGACGGCCAGGAAGTGAATGTATTGGTTACCAAAATTCTTAGAGAGAATAATGTTACCTCTGTTGTGAAAAGTAAATCTATGCTTACCGAAGAATGTGGTCTCAACCACCACCTGGAGAAGCAGGGTTTTGAGGTGGTAGATACAGATCTTGGTGAGCGTATAGTCCAGCTTCGTCAAGAACAACCCAGCCATATTGTAGTGCCTGCAGTACATTTAAGAAAAGAGGAGGTAGGAAAGACTTTCCATCAGTTCTTAAATACTGAAGTAGGAAATTCAGACCCGTCTTATCTTGCAGAAGAAGCAAGAAATTCTCTACGCAGAGATTTTATTAAAGCTGAAGCAGCTGTTACAGGTGTAAACTTCGGAATTGCCACAAACGGAAGTGTTGTGGTTTGTACCAATGAAGGTAACGCCGATTTAGGAGTGCACAGTAAAAAGGTGATCATCCATTGTATGGGTATTGAGAAAATTTTGCCGGGCCTCAAGGAACTTTCTGTTTTTACAAGATTGCTGGCAAGATCGGCAGTGGGGCAGCCTATTACAATATATACTTCTCATTATAAAAATCCCCGGCAATACACTAAGGAGTATATAATTATAGTAAATAACTTAAGAACTGAAATCTATAAGGATGAAGGTTTCAGAGAAGCCTTGAAGTGCATAAGATGTGGAGCCTGTATGAATACATGCCCTGTTTATCGCCGTTCGGGAGGTCATTCATATCACCATACCGTCCCCGGGCCGATAGGCTCTGTATTGGCACCATTTTACAATAAAGAGAAGAACAAAGATCTGCCGTTTGCTTCAACTCTTTGTGGCTCCTGTAACCATGTTTGTCCCGTAAAAATTGATTTGGCAGGTTTGCTTTATAAATGGAGGCAAAAGCTCACCAAAGAAACTTCACAGGCAGTAGAGAAGACGCTTGGTTTTAAAGCTAGTACTGAGCTGCTGAAGAATAAAACAGTTTATAAAATGGCAGGCAAATGTGCACGTCTTAAAATTTCATCATTTGTACTAAAATCGTCTTACAATCCCTGGAATAAAGGAAGAAAATTTACCGATCTGCCAAAAGAGACTTTTAGAGAATGGTATAAAAGATCAAACCATGAAGAGTAG
- a CDS encoding LutC/YkgG family protein yields the protein MKSRERILNSLKSANSIDIDLPQILFSSGEDNILQTFVEMATLAGMEVFDATKIDLMELLTSCAESKKVQSSIESHAIRFPILLDEEKPFETENVPDIFVCQAHFGVAENAALWLDDEVLPSRLLAFLPEELVILLSKEQLVSNMHQAYDKVEQIDYTYGLFLAGPSKTADIEQTLVTGAQGAKRVKLFLQE from the coding sequence ATGAAGAGTAGAGAAAGAATCCTTAACAGCCTGAAATCAGCGAATTCTATTGATATAGATTTACCTCAGATCCTATTTTCTTCCGGGGAAGATAACATACTTCAGACTTTTGTTGAAATGGCAACATTAGCGGGTATGGAGGTGTTTGATGCCACAAAAATTGATCTTATGGAACTGCTCACATCTTGTGCCGAGAGTAAAAAAGTGCAGTCTTCAATTGAGTCTCATGCTATTCGCTTCCCAATTCTATTGGATGAAGAAAAGCCTTTTGAAACTGAAAATGTTCCAGATATTTTCGTCTGTCAGGCTCATTTTGGAGTTGCCGAAAATGCTGCGTTGTGGTTGGACGATGAGGTGCTCCCCTCAAGATTACTCGCCTTTCTTCCTGAAGAATTGGTGATTCTGTTATCTAAAGAGCAACTGGTTTCAAATATGCACCAGGCTTACGATAAGGTTGAACAGATAGATTACACCTATGGACTTTTCCTCGCTGGTCCTTCAAAAACAGCCGATATTGAACAGACACTGGTGACAGGAGCTCAAGGCGCTAAGCGGGTTAAATTATTTCTTCAAGAGTAA
- a CDS encoding GH92 family glycosyl hydrolase yields MNKNILYLVSFSFIFLCSCNRHLKENLLTEEEASVFVDPFIGTGGHGHTYPGATVPFGMIQLSPDNGKQGWDWSSGYHISDTVIVGFSHLHLSGTGIGDLADLLFMPANRKIDLTIPVETRDDIPYKSVFSHSKEEASPGYYRVFLEDPEVEVELTASVRTGYQKYKYSHAGDQSIIVDLGFAINWDSPLETKITIEDDYTMSGYRHSTGWAKNQKVFFVAKFSSPIVSKSLVSDGQEVNENSAEGAKTATQLFFNLDKANELQVKLALSSVSIENARQNLNNEKIDFDLAKNEAAALWEDALKGIKVETEEDSLKTIFYTALYHTKMAPVIFSDKNGEFRASNDSILKAENFTTYTTLSLWDTFRAQQPLLTLTNPEKVSDIIKSMLAYYKVEGALPVWTLYGNETNTMTGYHSIPVIAEAYFKGIRDFDVEQAYTAMKKTMMQDQRGLKFYKERGYIPFHELDESVTYTLEYAYNDWCIAQMAKALDKLDDYRYFSNRAKAYEKMFDPETGFMRGKAEDGETWSTPFDPKFSSHMENTDYTEGNAWQHSWFVLHEPQELIELHGGAENFSSKLEQLFTEDSEIKGENASADISGLIGQYAHGNEPSHHIAYLFNKAGKPWLTQFWVREILSTQYSTQPDGLSGNEDAGQMSAWYVFSSMGLYPFNPAAAEYEIGSPVFEQSVIQLKDGNTFTIKAENVSNENRYIQSATLNGKHFDRTTISHSEITNGGELIFKMGKEPNKNWGLKTN; encoded by the coding sequence ATGAATAAAAATATTCTTTATTTAGTTAGTTTTAGTTTTATCTTTTTATGTTCCTGTAATCGTCACCTTAAGGAGAATTTATTGACTGAAGAGGAAGCATCAGTATTTGTAGATCCATTTATAGGAACAGGAGGGCATGGTCACACATATCCCGGAGCCACTGTACCTTTTGGAATGATTCAGCTAAGTCCAGATAATGGGAAACAGGGTTGGGACTGGTCTTCGGGATATCATATTTCAGATACGGTTATAGTTGGCTTTAGTCATTTGCACCTTAGTGGCACCGGAATTGGAGATCTGGCCGATTTGCTTTTTATGCCTGCCAACAGGAAGATCGATTTAACCATCCCGGTTGAAACAAGGGATGATATTCCGTACAAATCTGTTTTTAGCCATTCAAAAGAAGAGGCATCTCCTGGTTACTACAGGGTTTTTCTTGAAGATCCTGAGGTTGAGGTGGAGTTGACAGCTTCTGTGAGAACAGGTTATCAAAAATATAAATACAGCCATGCAGGAGATCAATCGATAATAGTTGATCTTGGATTTGCCATTAACTGGGACAGTCCGTTGGAAACCAAAATAACGATTGAAGACGATTACACTATGAGCGGATATAGACACAGTACCGGGTGGGCAAAGAATCAAAAAGTATTTTTTGTTGCAAAATTTTCCAGTCCAATTGTTTCAAAATCATTAGTTAGTGATGGCCAGGAAGTAAATGAGAATAGCGCGGAAGGGGCTAAAACTGCTACCCAGTTATTTTTTAATTTAGATAAAGCTAATGAACTGCAGGTAAAATTGGCGCTGTCTTCGGTGAGCATAGAGAATGCGAGACAGAATCTGAATAATGAAAAAATCGATTTTGACCTTGCCAAAAATGAGGCTGCTGCATTGTGGGAAGATGCTTTAAAAGGTATTAAAGTGGAGACGGAAGAGGATTCTCTTAAGACAATTTTCTATACTGCCTTGTATCACACTAAAATGGCACCAGTTATATTCAGTGATAAGAATGGTGAATTTCGTGCCTCCAATGATAGTATTTTAAAGGCCGAAAACTTTACTACTTATACAACTCTTTCATTATGGGACACTTTTAGGGCGCAGCAACCACTCTTAACTTTAACCAACCCCGAGAAGGTTTCGGATATTATAAAATCGATGCTTGCTTATTATAAAGTTGAAGGAGCGCTTCCGGTTTGGACTCTCTATGGCAACGAAACAAATACAATGACAGGCTATCACTCTATCCCGGTTATTGCAGAGGCTTATTTTAAGGGAATAAGAGATTTTGACGTTGAGCAAGCCTATACAGCAATGAAAAAAACCATGATGCAAGATCAGAGAGGCCTGAAGTTTTATAAAGAACGCGGATATATACCATTTCATGAACTTGATGAATCTGTGACCTATACCCTAGAGTATGCATACAATGACTGGTGTATTGCACAAATGGCAAAAGCTTTGGATAAACTCGACGATTACAGATATTTCTCTAATCGCGCTAAAGCCTATGAAAAAATGTTTGATCCTGAAACAGGTTTTATGAGAGGAAAAGCTGAAGACGGTGAAACCTGGAGTACTCCTTTTGATCCAAAATTTTCCAGTCACATGGAGAATACAGATTATACTGAAGGTAATGCATGGCAGCATAGTTGGTTTGTTTTACATGAACCCCAGGAGCTAATTGAACTTCACGGCGGAGCAGAGAATTTCAGCAGTAAACTGGAGCAACTTTTTACTGAAGATTCAGAAATAAAGGGAGAAAATGCTTCAGCAGATATTTCGGGACTTATTGGTCAATACGCTCATGGGAATGAGCCAAGCCATCATATTGCATATTTATTCAACAAAGCAGGTAAACCCTGGCTAACACAATTTTGGGTAAGGGAAATATTATCAACCCAATATTCTACCCAACCTGATGGTTTGAGCGGGAATGAAGATGCCGGGCAAATGTCTGCCTGGTACGTCTTTAGTTCTATGGGATTATATCCCTTTAACCCTGCTGCTGCAGAATACGAAATTGGAAGCCCTGTTTTTGAGCAATCGGTAATTCAGTTGAAAGATGGAAATACATTCACTATAAAAGCCGAGAATGTGTCTAATGAGAACCGTTATATCCAGTCGGCCACATTAAATGGGAAACATTTTGACAGAACAACAATATCTCATTCAGAAATAACTAATGGAGGAGAATTAATTTTCAAAATGGGTAAAGAACCTAATAAGAATTGGGGTTTGAAGACTAATTAA
- a CDS encoding LytR/AlgR family response regulator transcription factor → MNLKCIIIDDEPLAINVIKNHLSQFKDVSISATFNNAVESLKYLESSEVDLLFLDINMPVLDGYSLLKSLSRKPMVIITTAHAEFAVQSYELEVLDYLVKPISFPRFVKAMNKALKRNQTIRTVETTSEKDHIFIKMDKKLMKKIYLDDIKIVESLKDYIRIISTSGKYIVHQTLSNFTESLPADKFIRIHRSFTISIDKVEAIEGNCLQIDGNKYTIGRSYLNDVKETLLKTS, encoded by the coding sequence ATGAACTTAAAATGTATAATAATTGACGATGAGCCATTAGCCATAAATGTCATTAAAAACCATCTCTCCCAATTCAAAGATGTAAGTATTTCAGCTACTTTTAACAATGCAGTGGAAAGCTTGAAATATCTTGAAAGTTCTGAAGTAGACCTTCTGTTTCTGGATATTAATATGCCTGTTTTAGACGGCTATAGTCTTCTAAAGAGCCTAAGCAGGAAACCCATGGTGATTATCACTACAGCTCATGCCGAATTTGCAGTACAAAGCTACGAACTTGAGGTGCTCGATTATTTGGTTAAACCTATATCCTTTCCCCGCTTTGTAAAAGCCATGAATAAAGCTTTAAAAAGGAATCAAACCATCAGGACCGTAGAAACCACCAGTGAAAAAGATCACATCTTTATTAAAATGGATAAAAAGTTAATGAAGAAGATCTACCTGGATGATATTAAGATAGTAGAGAGCCTAAAAGATTATATTAGAATTATTAGCACCAGTGGCAAATACATTGTTCATCAAACATTAAGTAATTTCACTGAAAGTCTACCTGCTGATAAATTTATTAGAATTCACAGATCATTCACTATTTCCATTGATAAGGTTGAGGCTATTGAAGGAAATTGCTTGCAGATTGATGGGAATAAATATACTATTGGTCGAAGCTATTTGAACGATGTAAAAGAAACGCTTCTTAAAACTTCCTAA
- a CDS encoding sensor histidine kinase: MILQKHFDKVFSSTSGYYKIGPEHHILFWMFYFLFNVLRWGSYYDDYLLSLKGNIIGFPIHMLLSYITIYIFIPKFIEKRRFFTFAVSLIASIFLMVRVKFDLTSLLVSTNVWPEGPVETTTFTFNYVITMMLGEFYVISFVTALKITIDWMQESKRVAKLQKTQLETELKFLRSQISPHFFFNTLNNIYSLSLEKSVKASETILKLSELMRYLLYETTENKQDLQKEIICIQNYLDLEKIRYGDLLQIKMSITGDIAGKKVSSMLLIPFIENAIKHGANKTIGKTNIIITFTIQQDFLHFKIVNTLPPQSPKSQIKQPGGIGIANVRKRLELAYRKDEYELQNYEEKNRYIVELKLKLR, translated from the coding sequence ATGATACTACAAAAGCATTTTGACAAGGTCTTTAGCAGTACCTCCGGCTATTATAAAATAGGACCAGAACATCATATATTGTTTTGGATGTTTTACTTCCTTTTCAATGTATTGAGATGGGGTAGCTATTATGATGATTATCTTTTATCGTTGAAGGGTAATATCATTGGTTTTCCCATCCATATGTTACTGAGCTATATCACTATATATATCTTTATTCCGAAATTTATAGAAAAACGTAGGTTTTTCACTTTTGCAGTTTCACTCATTGCTTCCATTTTTTTAATGGTGCGGGTGAAATTTGACCTTACTTCTCTTTTAGTGAGTACTAACGTATGGCCGGAAGGACCTGTAGAAACTACCACATTTACATTCAATTATGTCATAACGATGATGTTAGGCGAGTTTTATGTAATTTCTTTTGTTACAGCTCTAAAAATAACTATAGACTGGATGCAGGAAAGTAAAAGGGTAGCCAAGCTTCAAAAAACTCAACTGGAAACCGAATTAAAATTTCTTCGGTCCCAAATTTCACCTCACTTTTTCTTCAATACATTAAATAATATTTATTCTCTTTCGCTAGAAAAATCTGTTAAGGCCTCAGAAACTATCTTGAAGCTGTCAGAACTAATGCGTTATCTCCTGTACGAAACCACTGAAAATAAACAGGATCTGCAAAAAGAGATCATATGTATTCAGAATTATCTGGACCTTGAAAAAATACGGTATGGAGATCTACTACAAATCAAAATGTCTATTACAGGAGATATTGCAGGAAAAAAAGTTTCCTCTATGCTCCTAATTCCATTTATTGAAAATGCTATAAAACACGGGGCTAATAAGACAATAGGCAAAACCAATATAATTATTACTTTCACTATTCAGCAAGATTTTCTACATTTTAAAATCGTGAACACGCTACCACCTCAGTCTCCTAAATCTCAAATCAAACAACCTGGGGGGATTGGAATTGCAAATGTGAGAAAGAGATTAGAACTCGCATACCGTAAGGATGAATATGAACTTCAGAATTATGAAGAAAAGAACAGGTATATCGTAGAACTTAAATTGAAACTCCGATGA
- a CDS encoding GH92 family glycosyl hydrolase — MKKLSLPLYFLLLCAFWSCKNRDHTRKEEQAKSVISYVDPFIGTGGHGHTYPGATTPFGMIQLSPNNGISDWDWCSGYHYSDDTIVGFTHLNLSGTGIGDLGDLLFMPVNKEIDLAITVKSRSDIPYLSKFDHSNEETSPGFYNVFLDDHNVDVSLTASKRTGYQKYIFREGDEQTVVVDLGFAVNWDRPTESSIEFENPTTISGYRYSTGWANNQKVFFVAEFSKPIVDANFLADGKVVDNHNANGVKTAAQFFFDSETGTNLQVKLALSSVSIENAKENLDVNDFNFDKRKEEATTQWAKALETIKIQTPVDSLKTIFYSALYHTKLAPVTFSDKNGEFRKENDEIIKAGDYTAYSTFSLWDTFRAQHPLLTLTDPEKVPDMIRSLLEYYKTENILPVWTLYGNETNTMTGYHSVPVIAEAYFKGIRDFDVEFAYEAMKNTMMQDERGLHLYKEYGFIPYNLLDESVTITLEYAYDDWAVAQMAKALGKEEDFKYFSNRAKSYQELFDPETGFMRGKTKDGGWNEPFDPKFSNHRENTDYTEGNAWQHSWFVLHEPEAFIDLHGRENFLNRLEQLFTESSEITGDNVSADISGLIGQYAHGNEPSHHIAYLFNKANQPWRTQFWVREILMSQYSAQPDGLSGNEDAGQMSAWFVLSSMGIYPLNPVSAEYEIGSPLFEESVIELQNGKNFKIIAEDVSDENIYIQSAQLNGTELNRTFITHEEILQGGELYFKMGPEPNRSWGISNTTAN; from the coding sequence ATGAAGAAGCTTTCCCTCCCTCTATATTTCTTGCTTTTATGTGCATTCTGGTCTTGTAAAAATAGAGATCATACCCGTAAAGAAGAACAGGCAAAATCAGTCATTTCTTATGTAGACCCTTTTATTGGAACCGGAGGGCATGGCCATACGTATCCTGGAGCCACTACTCCTTTTGGAATGATACAGCTAAGTCCGAATAATGGGATTAGTGACTGGGACTGGTGCTCGGGATATCATTATTCAGATGATACAATAGTAGGCTTTACCCATTTAAATTTAAGCGGAACAGGTATTGGAGACCTGGGAGATCTACTCTTTATGCCGGTCAACAAAGAAATCGATTTAGCTATAACGGTAAAATCGAGAAGTGACATTCCCTACTTGTCCAAATTTGACCATTCAAATGAAGAGACTTCTCCCGGGTTCTACAATGTGTTTCTTGATGATCATAATGTAGATGTTTCTTTAACAGCTTCTAAAAGAACTGGCTACCAAAAATACATTTTTAGAGAGGGAGATGAACAAACGGTAGTAGTAGATTTGGGTTTTGCAGTTAACTGGGACCGGCCTACAGAATCTTCTATTGAATTTGAAAACCCCACTACTATTAGCGGGTATAGATACAGTACCGGTTGGGCCAATAATCAAAAAGTTTTTTTTGTAGCAGAATTTTCTAAACCTATTGTTGACGCTAATTTCCTGGCAGATGGGAAAGTTGTTGATAACCATAATGCTAACGGTGTCAAAACCGCTGCGCAATTTTTCTTTGATTCTGAAACAGGAACCAACCTTCAGGTGAAATTGGCATTATCATCGGTAAGTATTGAAAATGCAAAAGAGAATTTGGATGTGAACGATTTCAATTTTGATAAAAGGAAAGAGGAAGCAACCACACAATGGGCTAAAGCTTTGGAAACCATTAAAATTCAAACTCCGGTTGATTCTTTAAAAACAATATTTTACAGCGCACTTTACCATACAAAACTGGCTCCGGTAACTTTTAGTGATAAGAATGGTGAGTTCAGGAAAGAAAATGATGAAATCATTAAAGCAGGAGATTATACTGCCTATTCCACTTTTTCTTTGTGGGATACTTTTAGGGCACAACATCCACTACTCACCCTAACCGACCCTGAAAAGGTGCCGGATATGATCAGGTCCCTTCTCGAATACTATAAAACTGAAAATATTCTTCCTGTGTGGACGCTGTATGGCAATGAAACCAATACGATGACAGGATATCATTCAGTTCCGGTAATAGCTGAAGCCTATTTTAAGGGAATAAGAGATTTTGATGTAGAGTTCGCTTATGAAGCAATGAAGAATACGATGATGCAAGATGAACGGGGATTACATTTATACAAAGAATATGGCTTTATACCATATAACCTTCTGGACGAGTCAGTCACTATTACTCTTGAATATGCGTACGATGACTGGGCAGTCGCTCAAATGGCAAAGGCGCTCGGTAAAGAGGAAGATTTTAAGTACTTTTCAAATAGAGCAAAATCATATCAAGAATTATTTGATCCTGAAACAGGTTTTATGAGAGGTAAAACCAAAGATGGTGGCTGGAATGAACCTTTTGATCCAAAATTCTCAAACCACAGGGAAAACACCGATTATACTGAAGGAAACGCATGGCAGCATAGCTGGTTCGTATTGCATGAACCGGAGGCTTTTATAGATCTTCATGGCAGAGAAAATTTTCTGAACAGGTTAGAGCAGCTTTTCACCGAAAGTTCTGAAATCACCGGAGATAATGTTTCAGCTGATATTTCGGGTCTTATCGGGCAATATGCCCATGGTAATGAACCAAGTCATCATATTGCTTATTTATTTAATAAAGCTAACCAGCCCTGGCGAACCCAGTTTTGGGTGAGGGAAATCCTCATGTCTCAGTATAGTGCACAGCCAGATGGTTTAAGTGGGAACGAAGATGCGGGGCAAATGTCAGCCTGGTTTGTTCTAAGCTCAATGGGAATTTATCCCCTAAATCCTGTTTCAGCGGAATATGAAATAGGTAGTCCATTGTTTGAAGAATCGGTTATCGAACTTCAGAATGGCAAAAATTTTAAAATTATAGCAGAGGATGTATCCGATGAAAACATTTACATCCAATCTGCCCAATTAAACGGTACAGAGTTGAACCGTACTTTCATAACACATGAAGAAATTTTACAAGGTGGGGAATTATACTTTAAGATGGGACCGGAGCCTAACCGCAGTTGGGGAATTAGTAATACAACGGCAAACTAA